The following are encoded together in the Pseudodesulfovibrio indicus genome:
- a CDS encoding DUF262 domain-containing protein, with product MEANALSLSLIFSHTVQYRAPLFQRPYVWSEKEQWELLWSDLAQLSDPASELQSVLPYFMGAVVLEQLESQTGAPGARAIIDGQQRLTTVQVLLVTLYDVCKKRFPEQFIVDDVEKLIFNTSREFEGSFHRFKLWPTNLDRKAYEAVMTAGAPAHLQLQSSGIQGTIADAYRYFYRMMDDWVAEKGEEGYAWLERLYRILAEKIRIVVIDMDQQDDAQTIFETMNARGTPLLPSDLVKNYLFKKLADENGHDPETVYENYWRSFDFENGLWRKEFKQGRLNRPALELFLQHYLVMAQSKEVAASNLFKEFRKYAEQSQQGAIDLLKSFNKYSKHFKAFLEAHDLKTQEGLFFHKLRTLDTSTLYPCLLWIYSSLDGKPEREKELKAILEVLESFLIRRMVCRLTTKNYNNLFLELLTTLKNENNCDADTIATFFKGKTKDTGRWPDDEEFRTSWLASSIFTNITRPRLRLVLAELDKALQLPKTESYDLNYDSLTVEHFLPGSWEEHWPIDETGKTAEEILKARNLRDVLKHSFGNLTFLTSSLNPAVSNGPFKRKKDEILKHTVLNLSRFLHTTQDWSEKDIIKRGAALYDLAKQIWPRT from the coding sequence ATGGAAGCCAACGCATTGTCTTTAAGTCTGATTTTTAGTCATACAGTTCAATACAGAGCCCCGTTGTTCCAGCGTCCTTATGTCTGGAGTGAAAAGGAGCAGTGGGAGTTGCTTTGGTCTGACCTTGCCCAACTCAGCGATCCTGCCTCTGAGCTACAAAGCGTGTTGCCATATTTTATGGGCGCAGTTGTTCTGGAACAACTTGAGTCTCAAACAGGTGCTCCTGGGGCGAGGGCAATAATTGATGGTCAGCAGCGACTCACCACTGTCCAAGTACTTTTGGTTACGCTGTATGACGTTTGCAAAAAACGCTTTCCTGAGCAGTTCATTGTTGATGATGTTGAAAAACTGATCTTCAACACAAGCCGTGAGTTTGAAGGATCATTTCATAGGTTCAAGTTATGGCCAACAAATCTTGATCGGAAGGCCTATGAAGCTGTTATGACTGCTGGGGCACCTGCACACCTGCAACTCCAATCATCTGGAATTCAGGGCACAATTGCTGATGCATATCGCTATTTCTACAGGATGATGGATGACTGGGTCGCTGAAAAGGGAGAAGAGGGGTACGCTTGGCTTGAAAGGCTTTATCGTATCCTTGCTGAAAAAATCCGAATTGTTGTTATCGATATGGATCAACAAGATGATGCTCAAACGATTTTTGAGACAATGAATGCTCGTGGGACACCATTGCTACCTAGCGATTTAGTAAAAAACTATCTATTTAAAAAACTGGCAGATGAAAATGGTCATGACCCTGAAACAGTATATGAAAACTACTGGCGTTCGTTCGATTTTGAGAATGGATTGTGGAGGAAGGAATTCAAACAAGGTCGATTGAATCGGCCTGCACTTGAGTTGTTTCTCCAGCACTACTTAGTAATGGCGCAATCTAAAGAAGTTGCTGCTAGCAATCTATTTAAAGAATTCCGCAAATATGCAGAGCAATCACAGCAAGGTGCGATTGACCTCCTAAAATCATTTAATAAATATTCAAAACATTTCAAAGCATTTCTTGAAGCCCATGACCTTAAAACCCAGGAGGGGCTTTTCTTTCACAAACTAAGGACACTGGACACTTCTACCTTATATCCATGTCTACTTTGGATTTATAGCTCTCTTGACGGGAAGCCTGAACGTGAAAAGGAGTTGAAAGCTATTCTGGAGGTGCTTGAGTCTTTTCTGATTCGCCGTATGGTGTGCAGGCTTACAACAAAGAACTATAACAATTTGTTCCTAGAATTATTAACGACTCTTAAAAATGAAAATAATTGCGATGCTGATACAATTGCTACTTTTTTCAAAGGGAAAACAAAAGATACAGGCCGTTGGCCTGACGATGAGGAATTTCGTACCTCTTGGCTTGCGAGTTCAATTTTCACGAATATTACACGGCCCAGGCTACGATTGGTGCTGGCAGAATTAGACAAAGCTCTTCAGCTGCCAAAGACTGAATCGTATGATCTTAACTATGACTCATTAACCGTCGAGCACTTCTTGCCTGGTAGTTGGGAGGAACACTGGCCTATTGATGAAACAGGAAAAACGGCTGAGGAAATTCTTAAAGCGAGAAATTTGCGAGACGTATTGAAGCATAGCTTTGGTAATCTTACATTTCTTACAAGCTCATTAAATCCAGCCGTTTCAAATGGCCCTTTCAAAAGGAAAAAAGACGAAATATTAAAACATACTGTTTTGAATTTGAGTCGATTTCTTCATACCACTCAAGACTGGAGCGAAAAAGATATTATAAAGCGTGGCGCAGCCCTATATGACCTGGCCAAGCAGATTTGGCCCCGAACATAG